The segment CATTCGAGTCAATCCCTCAATCCCATGGTGCTGATTGTTGAAGCTATTCCCCGTTATATTGAAGATCTAATCGATAAGCTGACTCAATTGGGCTATCGGGTGGTTATTGCCCGTACAGGAACCGAAGCAGTGGAAAAAGCCCGTCAGTTAAGTCCCTATGCTATTTTGCTCAATCCTTTGTTGCCTTTACTGTCGGGGTGGGATGTCTTAACTTTGCTCAAGTCTGACCCCGAAACGCGAACTATTCCGGTTTTTGTGACAACCAGTCAAGGCAATCAACCCTTCAATGAACCGAATCAAGCAGATGGCTTTTTATCAGTTCCTGTTGATTTACCGATTTTACAAACGATTTTAGCAAGTTTAAAACCACCTGCTCCTGTTACCACTCGTTCTTTAACGCTTCTGCGTCTTTATCCTGAATGTACTCAGGATAACAAACAAGGACTCTGTTCTCCTTTTGAATGGGCAGTAATTTCTCAATTATCTCCCCTAAATCATCGGATTCTTGAAGCAGATGACTTAGAACAGGCTGAAATGCTCAGTCATGTTTGGCAGATTGATGTGATTGTTCTCGATGGCCGTTATCTTGATGATCCGACGGGTTATTTGCGATCGCTGTCTGAATATGCAGAATTGGCTTCTTTACCCTTGATTACTTTAGATCTTAAAACCACTGAAGCCGCAAATCAAGTGGATAATCTTTTAGTTTTTCCCTGTTTAATTCCTGAAGATGAACAAAATGCTCAACAACTTTGGGAAGTCATTGAAATTGCCGTTTCGAGTAATTAGTTAATAGTAGGGTCAGGTTGTTGAGGCATTCTTGTGACCAACCAATATTCTAGATAAACCCTAATAGTTGATGTATCCCTATCTACTATTGTCTTTTTCTAAGATAAATCCATTGTTGAGTGTCTGGGGATTTTTTGACATCAACTACTTTGACGGCTTTTAAATTATTCAGGCAATGTTGTATCATAGAAACAGGACGATTTAAGCGATCACCTAATTCTTTAACTGTTAATCCTTGAGGATGTATTAACAGTAATTCTTCGATTCTTTGGGTGGTGTTTAGTCCAGGGGTAGGACGAATAATCGTGAATGGCAAGGCTGTTATTACTCATTCAATAGGTTTCTTTGGTTTGACCAAGTTGCTTTTAGGTTTGTTCCCAAAGTTTGATTTTTAAAAATAGGAAACAAAAAGGATTGAGCATCAGTCTATAGCTCTTCATAATTAATGGCTTCTCTTAAATTAATCATGAATTTTTATTAATTATTGATGAATATTAAAAAGTTGGATTAGGAGACACTTTAAGATTAATAATGGAGAGGATTAAAATCACCAAAAATAAAATCAATCCAATGGTACAAGCATAATTAATATCTAAGTCTTGAAATGCCCTCTCATATAAATAATAAACCACGGTTTTAGAACTATTACGCGGTCCACCTTGAGTCATAATATAAACTTCTTCAAATACTTTAGTAGAAGCAATAGCAGAAATAATTCCCACTAATAATAAATAGGGACGCATCAAGGGTAAGGTAATATCCCAATGTTTGCGCCAACCATCAGAACCATCAATGGCTGCTGCTTCGTATAATTCATCAGGAATGGCTTGGAGTCCCGCAAGATAAATTACCATATAATAACCCAGTCCTTTCCAGATAGTCACCACCATGACACTAAAAATGGCTAATTGCGGACTGGTTAACCAAGGGATACCTTCTGATAATCCCCATT is part of the Rippkaea orientalis PCC 8801 genome and harbors:
- a CDS encoding carbohydrate ABC transporter permease, with protein sequence MSKTTLKIPQKIIPYLFLFPALFMLGITVFFPAIQAFSLSFTRYGYDLTQAPEWVGLANFERLAKDSVFWHTLTNTFLYLVVVVPILVIFPLVLAILVNQKLKGISLFRMAFYTPVVISMVVAGIAWKALYNSNGLFNQLLQQWGLSEGIPWLTSPQLAIFSVMVVTIWKGLGYYMVIYLAGLQAIPDELYEAAAIDGSDGWRKHWDITLPLMRPYLLLVGIISAIASTKVFEEVYIMTQGGPRNSSKTVVYYLYERAFQDLDINYACTIGLILFLVILILSIINLKVSPNPTF